In a single window of the Frondihabitans peucedani genome:
- a CDS encoding DUF475 domain-containing protein translates to MFLKTFGWSLVITAIALAIALVYGGPAGLAIAAILGILEISLSFDNAVVNARILEKMSAFWQRIFLTVGILIAVLGMRILFPLLIVAVTARLNPVEAIRLALEKGSIETPGSYAYILQDAHPQIAAFGGIFLLMIFLDFMFEEREIRWLSVLEKPLARIGRLNAASLVVGLLALVVASLAAGDKQAIVLLAGILGMVLYFLVNGLGALFEVDDADDDGEIDADEVDKRAGVISGSTTRGVGKVVGRAAFLLFLYLEVIDASFSFDGVIGAFAITSDPILIALGLGLIGAIFVRSLTVFLVRQGTLDEFEYLDHGAHWAIGALAVILLITITTEVSEVITGLIGVVFIAAAFISSIVRNKRSRSTSDESVTVGV, encoded by the coding sequence TTGTTCCTGAAGACCTTCGGATGGTCGCTCGTGATCACCGCGATCGCGCTCGCCATAGCACTCGTGTACGGAGGCCCGGCCGGGCTCGCCATCGCCGCCATCCTCGGCATCCTCGAGATCAGCCTCAGCTTCGACAACGCCGTGGTCAACGCGCGCATCCTCGAGAAGATGAGCGCGTTCTGGCAGCGGATCTTCCTGACCGTCGGCATCCTCATCGCCGTCCTCGGCATGCGCATCCTGTTCCCGCTGCTCATCGTGGCCGTCACGGCCCGGCTGAACCCGGTCGAGGCGATCCGGCTCGCCCTCGAGAAGGGGTCGATCGAGACGCCCGGCTCGTACGCGTACATCCTCCAAGACGCCCATCCGCAGATCGCCGCCTTCGGTGGGATCTTCCTGCTCATGATCTTCCTCGACTTCATGTTCGAAGAGCGGGAGATCCGCTGGCTCAGCGTGCTCGAGAAGCCGCTGGCCCGGATCGGCAGGCTCAACGCGGCGTCGCTGGTCGTGGGCCTCCTCGCCCTGGTCGTCGCGTCGCTCGCCGCGGGCGACAAGCAGGCCATCGTCCTGCTCGCCGGCATCCTCGGCATGGTGCTGTACTTCCTGGTCAACGGGCTCGGCGCGCTGTTCGAGGTCGACGACGCCGACGACGACGGCGAGATCGACGCCGACGAGGTCGACAAGCGCGCCGGCGTCATCTCGGGCTCCACCACCCGGGGCGTCGGCAAGGTCGTCGGCCGGGCCGCCTTCCTCCTGTTCCTCTACCTCGAGGTCATCGACGCGTCGTTCTCGTTCGACGGCGTCATCGGCGCCTTCGCGATCACGTCCGACCCGATCCTCATCGCGCTGGGGCTCGGCCTCATCGGCGCGATCTTCGTCCGGTCGCTCACCGTCTTCCTGGTCCGCCAGGGCACCCTCGACGAGTTCGAGTACCTCGACCACGGTGCTCACTGGGCCATCGGCGCCCTCGCCGTCATCCTCCTGATCACCATCACGACCGAGGTCAGCGAGGTCATCACCGGGCTCATCGGCGTGGTGTTCATCGCCGCGGCGTTCATCTCGTCGATCGTGCGCAACAAGCGTTCCCGATCGACATCCGACGAGAGCGTCACGGTCGGCGTCTGA
- a CDS encoding TerD family protein, whose protein sequence is MGLSLQKGQSLSLTKSDGGSLSRVRMGLGWDSAAPVKRGFFGKAKAADVDLDASAIFFDAQGAVLDTVWFNQLASKDGSTKHTGDNLTGAGDGDDETILVDLPRVSPAVAQIVFVISSYSGQTFDTVENAFCRLVDDSTPALPEVARYQLTDTGTHTAMIMAKVSREGAGWSFTAIGERANGRSVRDLLVPAARFL, encoded by the coding sequence ATGGGTTTGAGCCTTCAGAAAGGGCAGTCGCTTTCGCTGACCAAGTCGGACGGAGGGTCGCTGTCGCGGGTCCGCATGGGTCTCGGCTGGGACAGCGCCGCCCCCGTCAAGCGCGGCTTCTTCGGCAAGGCCAAGGCGGCCGACGTCGATCTCGACGCCTCGGCGATCTTCTTCGACGCGCAGGGCGCAGTCCTCGACACGGTCTGGTTCAACCAGCTGGCATCGAAAGACGGCTCGACAAAGCACACCGGCGACAACCTCACCGGGGCCGGTGACGGCGACGACGAGACGATCCTGGTCGACCTCCCCCGCGTCTCCCCCGCCGTCGCCCAGATCGTCTTCGTCATCTCGAGCTACAGCGGTCAGACCTTCGACACCGTCGAGAACGCCTTCTGCCGCCTCGTCGACGACTCGACCCCGGCCCTGCCGGAGGTCGCGCGCTACCAGCTCACCGACACCGGCACCCACACCGCCATGATCATGGCCAAGGTGTCGCGCGAGGGGGCCGGCTGGTCCTTCACGGCCATCGGGGAGCGGGCGAACGGGCGATCGGTCCGCGACCTGCTCGTGCCGGCCGCGCGGTTCCTCTGA
- a CDS encoding TerD family protein, translating to MASLSLSKGHNLSLTKADPGLKRAMVGLGWDPRTTSGTDFDLDASALLIGADGKVRSNDDFIFYNQLQSANGSVIHQGDNRTGAGDGDDEQILIDLSLVEPDVQRIVITVTIDQGDERRQNFGQVRDAFCRVVNEDTQQEIVRYDLTEDAAAETAMIFSEIYRNGSEWKFRAVGQGYSTGLRGIATDFGIILD from the coding sequence ATGGCTAGTCTTTCGCTTTCCAAGGGGCACAACCTGTCGCTGACGAAGGCCGACCCCGGCCTCAAGCGCGCGATGGTCGGTCTGGGCTGGGACCCTCGCACGACGAGCGGCACCGACTTCGACCTCGACGCCTCGGCGCTGCTCATCGGCGCCGACGGCAAGGTGCGCTCGAACGACGACTTCATCTTCTACAACCAGCTGCAGTCGGCCAACGGCTCGGTCATCCACCAGGGTGACAACCGCACCGGCGCCGGTGACGGCGACGACGAGCAGATCCTGATCGACCTGAGTCTCGTGGAGCCCGACGTGCAGCGCATCGTCATCACGGTGACGATCGACCAGGGCGACGAGCGCCGGCAGAACTTCGGACAGGTCCGCGACGCGTTCTGTCGCGTCGTCAACGAAGACACCCAGCAGGAGATCGTGCGGTACGACCTCACCGAAGACGCCGCGGCCGAGACGGCCATGATCTTCTCCGAGATCTACCGCAACGGCTCCGAATGGAAGTTCCGTGCGGTCGGCCAGGG